A stretch of Elgaria multicarinata webbii isolate HBS135686 ecotype San Diego chromosome 5, rElgMul1.1.pri, whole genome shotgun sequence DNA encodes these proteins:
- the LOC134398962 gene encoding carbonyl reductase [NADPH] 1-like — protein MSSTPVAVVTGSNKGIGLAIVRALCKQFSGDVYLTSRDIERGKAAVAKLQEEGLKPLFHQLDINNLQSIRTFCDFLKEKYGGLNVLVNNAGIAFKGADTTPFDIQAEVTLKTNFFATRDACRELLPLLKPNARVVNVSSMVAVSALARCSKDLQQKFRNDTITEEELVKLMEKFVEDTKNGVHEKEGWPNTAYGVSKIGVTVLSRIQARVLNETRKGDGILLNACCPGWVRTDMAGPKATKSPDEGAETPVYLALLPAGADGPHGQHVSEKKVQKW, from the exons ATGTCTAGCACTCCAGTAGCCGTGGTGACCGGCTCCAACAAAGGCATTGGGTTGGCCATTGTGCGGGCTCTATGCAAGCAGTTCTCTGGGGATGTGTACCTGACATCCCGCGACATTGAACGAGGCAAGGCAGCAGTGGCGAAGCTGCAGGAGGAAGGACTGAAACCGCTCTTCCACCAACTGGACATCAACAACCTGCAGAGTATCCGAACCTTCTGCGATTTCCTAAAAGAGAAGTACGGAGGATTAAATGTGCTAGTCAACAACGCAGGGATAGCTTTCAAAG GTGCAGATACAACGCCATTTGATATACAGGCAGAAGTCACGCTGAAAACAAACTTTTTTGCAACCCGGGATGCTTGCAGAGAATTGCTCCCACTGCTAAAACCGAATG CCCGAGTGGTGAATGTATCTAGCATGGTTGCCGTTTCAGCACTGGCTAGATGCAGCAAAGACCTGCAACAGAAATTTCGGAACGACACAATCACTGAAGAGGAGCTTGTGAAACTCATGGAAAAATTTGTCGAAGACACCAAGAATGGTGTGCATGAGAAGGAGGGTTGGCCAAATACTGCTTACGGGGTATCCAAAATTGGAGTGACAGTTTTGTCCAGAATTCAAGCTAGGGTGCTGAATGAGACGAGGAAAGGTGATGGTATTCTCCTGAATGCCTGTTGCCCTGGCTGGGTCAGAACCGACATGGCAGGCCCTAAAGCTACCAAATCTCCAGATGAGGGAGCTGAGACTCCAGTTTATTTGGCCCTTTTGCCAGCTGGTGCTGATGGGCCTCACGGCCAACATGTCAGTGAAAAGAAAGTACAGAAGTGGTAA